aaaatttttattttgtacttaTTTGGATTGAAATCTTTATGTTGAGCTACAACTGAAGCTACAGGAAAATTAGAGCCTAAAATTGGAATTAAACTTATTAGCTTTCAGTAAATAGGTGTGTTTaagtaagaaaaaagaaataaattaaaccaAACCCTAAATAAACAAAGATTCAAGGGAATCTGTGAACCAAAGAGACAGGAAAGGAATTTGTTGATGGATACATTTCAGTAGTTATTTGGATTTTGGATAttgtaattttctttttttgttcagagtaatcattttaattttaataattttaatttacattttttattttctatatctTATTTATTGGttaatgggtttttttgtttgaacTCTGAAATTGTTCACAGAACTATACCAAAGATTAACATAATCTAAAGTAAAGTCAATCTAAAGTATTCAAACCCTGTGTGTGCTTTGCCTCCTTCGAACTCTGCATCCTCTGACCCAATGACCCAGCTTAGTGCACTGAAACCAAACTGCACGCACATTGTGTGGCACTGAGTTAAGTATCCAGTCCACAGACGACATCCATATGCTGGTGTTACATAGTCACTCGCTGTTAGATGTGAATATTTGTGTCTGAAATCCTTCAGATGTTTGGAataccagaaccagcaggatTGAAATCTTGTTAATAGAATGATTGCATGTGATGGAGGTCTTCGCCATATTGGCATTAATATTGAAGAGTTTGAAAAGGATCACTGATCCATCTTTGCTCTGAGATGGTTAATAATCTTTTCTGCTCACTTACACTTTAGATGAAAGGATGCTTACTGAGAAAAAATATCAGTACTCCTGGACCAGACTGGCAGTGAAGCACTCACAACTACAGAatactctctttttctctccatgcGCCACCTAGAGTCCAAATATATCATAACAGGATACACACTGACCAAGACGCCACACTTATTCAGTCAGTTCAGGGCAAAAGGGCAAGAGTTAAATCTGTCAATCTGTGCACATGCATTGACACTGGTTTTGCGATCTGGTGATAAACCATTCTGCTTATTCTGACCTAGTAGGACCGAACCAAAAATATCAATAAACGTGTTGAATCAAAACAGATTGAACTATAAAAACTGGCTAATTGGATTCATTGCAGTTTTGCACAATATACATTATCTTCTTTCTAGGTTTTGTATTCTCTGctcaaatgcttttttttggcATATTTGCTGCCCAATGTGGGTCACAGGACCTCTGGGGAAATGGCAATGCTAAAGTAGTCCGGTTGAGTAGTGGGTTGCATCCTGGATAGTTTGGTTTGAAACCTTGGTGCAGTTTGGTTTGAAACCTTGGTTCAGGATGCAACCCACTGCTCAGCCGGACTACTTTAGCATTGCCATTTTCCCAGAGTTCCCagagaaaagacagagaaaaagaagaagcagataCAGTGACCTTGCTAATAATGGATAGTATCTTTTCTAAGGTGGAACACTGTCTCATATTTTATCTAGATTTCAATACCGAGAGCACTGAATCATATTTGTGCCATCATTCTGCATTGTCCGCTTTTATAAAAGTTGTTCAGGTCAACCCTGTCTGTGAACTCAGTCTCCCAGAATGCACTACAGCCTAGGGTCAGGGCTGCCTCAGACTACACTACCCAAAAATCACCACTGACACAATCGCAATCATCAGAgcacattcacatttacatttctagcagtTGTTAGATGCCCTTATCCTGAGTGACTTACAATTGATCTCTTCTTATGCTActgagcatttgagggttaagggccttgctcaggggcccagcaatggcagcttggtggtcctgggatttaaactgaCAACCCTCtaatcagcagtccaacaccgTAACTACTaagctatcacacacacacacacacatattatgcAGAACTGGTGATtaaactacattacccatcaacCCCTGCAAGTTTTATGTTAAATTTGTGAGAATTCTTTTCTaacataattattataatgttttaGTCAATCAGACTGAAGTGATACAGACAGAATTTAACCTGTTATTATGGGATTATAGATCCATCATCAatgctattaattaattaatttatttatttatttattctagaaAGACttatggggtggtggtagctcaagtggttaaggggaaggtgtacaggacagtggtgagaccggccatgctgtatggtttagaggcagtcacactgagagacaggagtcagagctggagggagcagagctgaagatgttgaggttctctttgggagtgacacggttggacaggattaggaacgagtacatcagagggacagctcatgttggacgtttaggggacaaagttagggaggccagattaagatggtttggacatgttcagaggagggagagtgagtatattggtagaagaatgttggacatggagctgccaggcaggagggaAAGAAGAAGGCCAAAGaagaggtatatggatgtaataaatgaggatatgaagctagtgggtgttgaggatgcagaagatagggataggtggagagagatgatttgctgtggcgacccctgaagggaaacaccgaaagaaggagaagaagaataagattTGGCTTTAAAACTAGATCACTTCTCAGTCACGCTACTTTATAAAGCTATAGTTCTGTAgacttttctgtgttttttctcttttctttggcCTTTTTTAGCTATATGTCCTGTTCTGGGCTAGAGAAACATGtaaccatacagtacacagtTTCTAGAAGGGAAATCATTTCTATTcacactatccagtgtcacccagatgaggatggttcctctcaaggttttttcttaatatttctgtaaagcagctTTGTGACAACGTCTATTGTTAacagctctatacaaataaaggcttgctcattagagatgaaTAGTAACGTTAACCTTTTCcttgtttctatacttctgtaaagctgcattgttaaaagtgctatacaaataagttgaattgaattgaaattatgtaatgtgtgtgtgtgtgtgtgtgtgtgtatatagcacTCACATTTCATTGACCAGATGACGTGGCCCCTGTACCTGACCCATGACTGTCcccttgtttgtgtttttcaccCAGCCAACCACACCAAGGTTGAGTCCTTTCCTCTCTgtatactgacagacacagaaacagattCTATGATTCTCATGAACGTAGAATGTAGAATGTGTGAGCTGAGAAAATATTAGGTATTAAACCAAGCTTTTCCAAACCACATGACACAAACCACCTGGAGCCACATGGCAACATGTGAGTAAGACAACAGCAGGaattttttagtattattttctGCTTTCATTACGTTAGAACCACTCTGACAATTCCCTCTTAACAACAAAGCTTTTCCATCCACAGGATTTCTGCTTGCTGGATGTTTTTTGAACCATCACTGTAAACTTTAGGGACTCATGAAAATATGAGatcaacattattttaaatactcaaaccagcccatctggcaccaataactgagatcacatttcccccattctgatggttCATGTGAACATTAAATGATCTGTGACTGCatttgattggctgattggaaaTTTTGCATGAATTAGCAcaatacagtattgtgtgtgtgtgcaggtgtgtgtgtgtgtgtgtgtgtgtgtgtttacacattcatgcacttatccaatcagtcaatcaagTGGGAGTATGGCGATgcatacagatacaggtcaagagcttcagttcatgttcacatcaaagAGCAGAATAAAATCTCTGGGAACCTGGCATGGTTGCCGATACTAGAAGTgcaggtttgagtattttagaaactgctgatctcctgggattttcagtCTCTAGAATGGAGAGAAAAACCTTCAGTTCTGTGGGTGAAACACTATGTTGATATGAGAGATCAGAAGAAAAATGCCAGCATCCAGGATGAATACAGTATAAGAATATAATCACTCTCTTTTCATCTGTGGTGAgtggaaaagcatctcagcatgtgCTACATGTCAAACCTTGATCTACATTCATATTCATTGCATTCAGTTCATGTCAgctaagaacaggaatctgatgcTATCATGGTCATTCTCCTCTTATCTCTCTTGGCACAAAGTTTTCTCAGCCCGCAGATCCTCCACAAACAGGATGCTTCTAGGATAATCCTgcaaaaaaacttaaaaacatCCATGCCTCatagagatcagactttttcttcattctgatgttgaACATTAACTGGAGCTCTTGACCAGTATCTGTATGATTTCctacattgtgctgctgccacatggtCGAATTGACTTCAGTTCAATCACAGCACAAATCCAGTTGCAATTTCTGGGTTGATTTTAGAAAAGGTGTCTTTCATATCCCTCTCTAAACCATCATACTCCTGATGGGATTGGATGAAGCTGTAAGCCCCGTGCTTAGTTCTCAGGTAACACAGGTTGGCAGCCCTGCTACAGACCCTGTCTTAAAACAGCAAGGAGCAATATAATACAGTACTTACATAATACTCACATGCAGTAAGTCTACATAGAGTGACAAAAAATCGGAAAGATCCTGATGTTTACTTACCATACGAAAGCAGACACCTGTGCCCAAAGTGAAAGACAGAAGTCAGAGAGCAGCACATAATGTAAGcataatttattattacataGTAGAGTATATTCCTACGTCGATAATAATATCCCATCTGTCATTGATCATGATTACGTCATGCCAACCAGCCTGGATATAAAGGTCAACAAACCTCTcttttctaatatatatatatatatatatataactttagTGAAGCCATGTAACAGTGATCCATTTTCTCTGAATGCTGTTCTTATGTAAAATCAACATCAGCTGCTctaaattgtattaaaaaaaaagaagcctgGTCAGTATCTACAGCTATGATTAAAAGTTAGTCTGTACCTTGGACATAGCCAAATATCTCAAAATCCACAGAGCAGAGATCGCCGTCTCTTGAACCAGTTTCTTCAGACATTGTGAATGCCAAGCTGCACTTGTGAAGGCTCTGGAATCAAGTTACTTGAAATCTTGGACTGGACCGCCGAAAATATTTAAAGAGCAAGTCCCACTGGTAAAGCAGCCATCGGATATAGTAGTTGTGTTTAGGATCTTTGTGATGCAGGAGAACTTTCATACGTCATTTTCGGCAAGTCATGGTCATTAAGAAGGCCGTTgcttgggtcagtgtgtgtaatgtagataTCTTCTcaggagggagagtgactatattggtaggagaatgttggacatagagctgccaggcaggagggaaagaggaaggccaaagaggaggtatatggatgtaataaaggaggatatgaagct
This portion of the Hemibagrus wyckioides isolate EC202008001 linkage group LG29, SWU_Hwy_1.0, whole genome shotgun sequence genome encodes:
- the LOC131349363 gene encoding acylphosphatase-2-like → MSEETGSRDGDLCSVDFEIFGYVQGVCFRMYTERKGLNLGVVGWVKNTNKGTVMGQVQGPRHLVNEMKIWLSKEGSPYCRIARAVFKNEKAIPKLELSGFSTRF